A window of the Thalassophryne amazonica chromosome 11, fThaAma1.1, whole genome shotgun sequence genome harbors these coding sequences:
- the lman2 gene encoding vesicular integral-membrane protein VIP36 isoform X1, with protein sequence MDFVRAGSIFRVCLRSCKMWRFRTFLHVTLVLMCGFGWVCGDITDGNTEHLKREHSLIKPYQGIGSNPSSQWDFWGSTLVTTSYVRLTPDERSKQGSIWNTVPCYLKDWEMHVQFKVHGSGKKNLHGDGIAIWYTKDRLHPGSVFGNQDKFLGLAIFVDTFRNDLHGMDRSFPYISAMVNNGSVSYDHGKDGRSSELGGCSAEIRNRDHDTYLAIRYSKGRLTVMVDVDDKNEWKECIDIGGVRLPTGYFFGASAATGDLSDNHDIISMKLYQLMVEHTPEEENLDWTKIEPSVSLLKSPKDNVDDPTGNFRGTPLTGWKVFLLLLCALLGIVVCAVVGAVVFQKRQERNKRFY encoded by the exons ATGGATTTCGTCAGAGCAGGAAGTATTTTCAGAGTTTGTTTGAGAAGCTGCAAAATGTGGCGTTTTAGAACGTTTCTACACGTGACGCTGGTTTTAATGTGTGGCTTCGGTTGGGTATGTGGAGATATTACAGACGGAAACACGGAGCATCTGAAGAGAGAGCACTCCTTAATCAAACCGTACCAAG GTATTGGCAGCAACCCGTCCAGTCAGTGGGACTTCTGGGGGAGCACGCTGGTGACAACCTCATACGTCCGTCTGACTCCAGATGAGAGAAGCAAACAGGGATCCATCTGGAACACTGtg cCTTGTTACCTGAAGGACTGGGAGATGCACGTACAGTTTAAAGTTCACGGGTCAGGAAAGAAAAATCTCCATGGTGATGGCATTGCAATCTGGTACACAAAGGATAGACTACATCCAG GCTCTGTGTTTGGAAACCAGGACAAGTTTCTTGGCCTAGCTATTTTTGTGGATACCTTCCGCAATGATCTCCACGGAATGGAT CGCTCGTTCCCGTACATTTCGGCCATGGTGAACAACGGGTCTGTGAGCTACGACCACGGAAAAGATGGTCGATCATCAGAGCTGGGAGGCTGTTCTGCAGAGATCCGGAATAGAGACCACGATACGTATCTTGCCATCCGCTATTCCAAAGGAAGACTCACA GTCATGGTGGATGTGGATGACAAGAATGAGTGGAAGGAATGCATCGACATCGGAGGTGTTCGTCTTCCTACCGGATATTTCTTTGGTGCCTCTGCAGCTACAGGAGATCTGTCCG ATAACCATGACATCATCTCCATGAAGCTCTACCAGCTGATGGTTGAACACACCCCCGAGGAGGAGAACCTGGACTGGACCAAGATCGAGCCTAGCGTCAGCCTCCTCAAGTCCCCAAAAG ACAACGTTGACGACCCGACTGGAAACTTCCGTGGCACGCCCCTGACGGGCTGGAAggtgttcctgctgctgctgtgcgctCTGCTGGGGATCGTGGTGTGTGCCGTGGTGGGAGCCGTGGTTTTCCAGAAGAGACAGGAGAGGAACAAGAGGTTTTACTGA
- the lman2 gene encoding vesicular integral-membrane protein VIP36 isoform X2, translating to MDFVRAGSIFRVCLRSCKMWRFRTFLHVTLVLMCGFGWVCGDITDGNTEHLKREHSLIKPYQGIGSNPSSQWDFWGSTLVTTSYVRLTPDERSKQGSIWNTVPCYLKDWEMHVQFKVHGSGKKNLHGDGIAIWYTKDRLHPGPVFSNNALFHGLAIFIDTYSNDDAADRSFPYISAMVNNGSVSYDHGKDGRSSELGGCSAEIRNRDHDTYLAIRYSKGRLTVMVDVDDKNEWKECIDIGGVRLPTGYFFGASAATGDLSDNHDIISMKLYQLMVEHTPEEENLDWTKIEPSVSLLKSPKDNVDDPTGNFRGTPLTGWKVFLLLLCALLGIVVCAVVGAVVFQKRQERNKRFY from the exons ATGGATTTCGTCAGAGCAGGAAGTATTTTCAGAGTTTGTTTGAGAAGCTGCAAAATGTGGCGTTTTAGAACGTTTCTACACGTGACGCTGGTTTTAATGTGTGGCTTCGGTTGGGTATGTGGAGATATTACAGACGGAAACACGGAGCATCTGAAGAGAGAGCACTCCTTAATCAAACCGTACCAAG GTATTGGCAGCAACCCGTCCAGTCAGTGGGACTTCTGGGGGAGCACGCTGGTGACAACCTCATACGTCCGTCTGACTCCAGATGAGAGAAGCAAACAGGGATCCATCTGGAACACTGtg cCTTGTTACCTGAAGGACTGGGAGATGCACGTACAGTTTAAAGTTCACGGGTCAGGAAAGAAAAATCTCCATGGTGATGGCATTGCAATCTGGTACACAAAGGATAGACTACATCCAG GGCCTGTGTTTTCCAACAATGCTCTCTTCCATGGGCTGGCCATTTTTATAGATACTTACTCTAACGATGATGCTGCAGAC CGCTCGTTCCCGTACATTTCGGCCATGGTGAACAACGGGTCTGTGAGCTACGACCACGGAAAAGATGGTCGATCATCAGAGCTGGGAGGCTGTTCTGCAGAGATCCGGAATAGAGACCACGATACGTATCTTGCCATCCGCTATTCCAAAGGAAGACTCACA GTCATGGTGGATGTGGATGACAAGAATGAGTGGAAGGAATGCATCGACATCGGAGGTGTTCGTCTTCCTACCGGATATTTCTTTGGTGCCTCTGCAGCTACAGGAGATCTGTCCG ATAACCATGACATCATCTCCATGAAGCTCTACCAGCTGATGGTTGAACACACCCCCGAGGAGGAGAACCTGGACTGGACCAAGATCGAGCCTAGCGTCAGCCTCCTCAAGTCCCCAAAAG ACAACGTTGACGACCCGACTGGAAACTTCCGTGGCACGCCCCTGACGGGCTGGAAggtgttcctgctgctgctgtgcgctCTGCTGGGGATCGTGGTGTGTGCCGTGGTGGGAGCCGTGGTTTTCCAGAAGAGACAGGAGAGGAACAAGAGGTTTTACTGA